In Pedobacter sp. W3I1, one DNA window encodes the following:
- a CDS encoding hybrid sensor histidine kinase/response regulator transcription factor produces the protein MICLSFFSVFAQLKSNIAHYSTEDGLSHDGVLCITQDRDGFMWFGTFDGLNRFDGTNFVVYKSRPGDTSNLRSNKIREIVEDKSGYLWVKTYDFKIYRFDKRTEQFLPVSDGPFKSFFKDQVIIDQVVPDSKNGVWLLTENQGLLYAANNSKGQPVVIQFAKMQQSARQIKGNAVKFRYLDEKQRIWIGTEGGLNCLQRNPNGDYQVVRFEPAVEKMLSSFAINCVAQSKESLYFGTSDGNLLIYDLRTQSFQIRQISKGTAFNSICYSKAGLLYISTKGKGMLTVDPISFKVSGSGTNESYLSLYEDRSGLIWIEPQENGIVKYDPRTQQYKYFSQKRDFNFSSRDYSVVADANSVLWVSMKGGGFGYYNPQRDEIDYFYDQPGSSDQKFSNIITSLYLDRTGTLWMSARDGGINKVVSLTDKFNYHRLADNPKNRSENEVRAMMHDQKGRLWICSKDGQVRVYENEKEVAVFGKGNKIGTVYSIIEDSKGNVWLGTKGDGLFKATPTDQKRNLYIIRNFRNDPRDVNSLSSDLVYSVIEDSRGRIWVGTLGGGINLLSNINGKEGFKNFYNAFHNYPFGWAKVIRYLLEDNGGRIWIGTSNGLLLFDPNKPVANGYRFLSYRKIRGDHASLGNNSVQYIYKDKIGGIWIGTFGGGLNKVIIDQKNPDRLRFEVFTTQNGLANDVLLGMSGDKDGNIWIATERGLSKFNPKNKTFKNYDSFDGLPKVGFSEATCFTAGNGQLYFGLTDGYIKFNPSKIADQRTSAKMALTRIQLYYKDIDPGAKDSPLKYTINETESLQLNYDQNVISIDYTVLDYRASNKITYAYKLEGFDKTWHQVNDLRRATYTNIPPGSYTFKVRATNDDLFSSLPEKTLEIIVHPPFYLSWVAYLIYFFLAIVVAVLARRIIVTMIRLRNKVLVEQKLTEVKLSFFTNISHELRTPLTLIVSPLEEISRNEQLSDKGREFINVIHRNANRMIRFTNQLLDFRKLQNGKMQLNVAEIDVVALSREVASHFSAMAEEKHIDFNVFADQPKVFAWADGEKIEIILYNLLSNAFKFTPAHRKIWMEIKTEEETGDILMHIVDEGKGISVDKLEEIFEIYHEESITADTNLKGTGIGLALARGLALSHHGKLWAEQHSSGGMIFTLQLKPGYAHFDASEVNFTEKQDIIEPIDLALPVENLILSTHANKNGLHPQLLIVEDNPDLRNFLELRFKDRYRVSTAGDGAEGFEMALSILPDLIISDVMMPKMDGIQMLDQLKNEAATSHIPVILLTAKSSIESRIEGLKYGADIYLTKPFNTDFLSAAIDNLIRSRRKLFEQLSNKQDQRIVTLQPDEIVITSKDETFLKEIIKIVEEGMVQADFNIDEVATAIGMGRTTFYKKLKSLTSLSPVEFVRDMRLKRSKQLLDSGEFTVSDAGYLSGFNSLPYFSTCFKEKYGASPSAYLKTIVHS, from the coding sequence ATGATTTGCTTATCTTTTTTCTCTGTATTTGCGCAGTTGAAAAGCAATATAGCCCATTATTCTACTGAAGATGGACTTTCGCACGATGGTGTGCTTTGCATTACCCAAGACCGCGATGGTTTTATGTGGTTTGGTACTTTTGATGGTTTAAACCGTTTTGATGGAACCAATTTTGTGGTTTACAAAAGCAGACCAGGCGATACTTCAAACCTGCGTTCCAATAAAATAAGAGAAATTGTGGAGGATAAATCTGGTTATTTGTGGGTGAAAACCTACGATTTTAAGATTTATCGTTTTGATAAACGTACGGAGCAATTTTTGCCGGTATCTGATGGTCCTTTTAAGTCATTTTTTAAAGATCAGGTCATTATAGATCAGGTAGTGCCCGATTCCAAAAATGGGGTTTGGTTGTTAACCGAAAATCAAGGTCTTTTATATGCTGCAAATAACTCAAAAGGGCAACCAGTTGTTATTCAGTTCGCTAAAATGCAGCAATCTGCACGACAGATTAAAGGAAATGCTGTAAAATTCAGGTATCTCGATGAAAAACAGCGGATCTGGATAGGCACTGAAGGTGGATTAAACTGTCTGCAACGAAACCCTAACGGAGATTATCAAGTGGTCAGGTTTGAGCCAGCGGTAGAAAAAATGCTTTCTTCATTTGCTATTAATTGCGTTGCACAGAGCAAAGAATCACTTTATTTTGGTACCAGTGATGGGAATTTATTAATCTATGACCTCAGAACACAGTCTTTTCAGATTAGGCAGATTAGCAAGGGAACGGCCTTTAATTCCATTTGTTATTCAAAAGCAGGTTTGCTTTACATTTCAACCAAAGGTAAAGGCATGCTTACGGTAGATCCGATCAGTTTTAAAGTTAGCGGATCTGGTACAAACGAAAGTTATTTATCTCTTTACGAAGATCGGTCAGGTTTGATTTGGATCGAGCCACAGGAAAACGGTATTGTAAAATATGATCCTAGAACGCAGCAGTATAAATATTTTAGCCAAAAAAGGGATTTCAACTTTTCAAGCCGCGATTATAGTGTGGTTGCAGACGCAAACAGTGTATTATGGGTGAGCATGAAAGGTGGTGGTTTTGGTTATTACAATCCACAGCGTGATGAGATTGATTATTTTTATGATCAACCGGGTTCTTCAGATCAAAAATTCTCCAATATCATCACCAGTTTATACCTGGACCGTACTGGTACGCTATGGATGAGCGCAAGGGATGGCGGAATTAACAAAGTGGTTTCACTCACTGATAAGTTTAATTATCATCGTTTGGCTGATAATCCCAAAAACCGCTCAGAGAATGAAGTAAGGGCCATGATGCATGATCAGAAGGGCCGTTTATGGATCTGTAGTAAAGACGGCCAGGTTCGGGTTTACGAAAATGAAAAAGAAGTTGCTGTTTTCGGAAAAGGAAATAAAATTGGCACGGTTTACAGCATCATAGAAGATAGCAAAGGTAATGTCTGGTTAGGCACCAAGGGTGATGGTTTGTTTAAAGCAACACCAACTGATCAAAAACGCAATCTTTATATCATCAGGAATTTTAGAAATGATCCGAGAGATGTAAATAGCCTGAGTAGTGATCTGGTTTACTCGGTTATTGAAGATTCGAGAGGGCGGATCTGGGTAGGCACATTGGGCGGTGGGATTAACCTTTTGAGTAATATCAATGGTAAAGAAGGTTTTAAGAATTTTTATAATGCTTTTCATAATTACCCTTTTGGTTGGGCCAAGGTAATCAGGTACCTGTTGGAAGATAACGGCGGTAGGATATGGATTGGAACGAGCAATGGCTTGCTGTTGTTTGATCCGAACAAGCCGGTTGCCAATGGTTACCGGTTTTTATCTTACCGTAAAATCCGCGGGGACCATGCCAGTTTGGGCAACAACAGCGTGCAGTATATTTATAAGGATAAGATCGGTGGAATCTGGATCGGTACTTTTGGTGGGGGATTGAACAAAGTAATTATCGATCAGAAAAATCCAGATAGATTACGTTTTGAAGTTTTTACCACACAAAATGGCTTAGCAAATGATGTGTTATTAGGGATGAGTGGTGATAAGGATGGAAATATCTGGATTGCCACTGAACGCGGTTTATCCAAATTTAATCCAAAGAACAAGACATTTAAAAACTACGATTCTTTTGATGGATTGCCAAAAGTTGGCTTCTCTGAAGCGACGTGTTTTACAGCAGGTAACGGGCAGCTCTATTTTGGTCTTACCGATGGCTACATCAAATTTAATCCTTCAAAAATTGCCGATCAGCGCACTTCGGCAAAAATGGCACTGACCAGAATTCAGCTGTACTACAAAGATATTGATCCCGGAGCTAAAGATTCGCCACTAAAATATACCATTAACGAAACAGAATCGCTCCAGCTCAATTACGATCAAAATGTAATCAGCATTGATTATACGGTGCTCGATTACCGTGCCTCCAACAAAATAACCTATGCCTATAAGCTCGAAGGTTTTGATAAAACCTGGCATCAGGTAAACGATCTGCGCAGGGCAACCTACACCAATATTCCGCCTGGAAGTTATACTTTTAAAGTGCGGGCCACAAATGATGACCTTTTTTCAAGTCTGCCAGAAAAAACACTGGAGATTATCGTACATCCGCCTTTTTATTTAAGTTGGGTTGCCTATCTGATCTACTTTTTCTTAGCCATTGTTGTTGCCGTTTTGGCTCGAAGGATTATTGTAACCATGATCAGGTTACGCAATAAGGTGTTGGTAGAACAGAAATTGACAGAAGTAAAACTCTCTTTTTTTACCAATATCTCACACGAATTGAGAACGCCATTAACGTTAATTGTAAGTCCGCTGGAAGAAATATCACGTAACGAGCAATTATCAGATAAAGGCAGGGAATTTATCAATGTAATCCACCGCAATGCCAACCGCATGATCAGGTTTACCAATCAACTGCTTGATTTTAGAAAGCTGCAGAATGGTAAAATGCAGCTTAATGTTGCCGAAATCGATGTGGTAGCCTTATCAAGAGAGGTAGCCAGCCACTTTTCTGCCATGGCCGAAGAAAAGCACATTGATTTTAATGTTTTTGCTGATCAACCAAAGGTTTTTGCCTGGGCAGATGGCGAGAAGATTGAAATTATCCTATATAATTTGCTTTCGAACGCCTTTAAGTTTACGCCAGCACATCGAAAAATATGGATGGAGATTAAAACAGAAGAAGAAACAGGCGACATATTGATGCACATTGTTGATGAGGGTAAAGGCATTTCTGTAGATAAACTTGAAGAAATATTTGAGATCTATCACGAAGAAAGTATCACCGCAGATACCAATTTAAAAGGAACGGGAATTGGATTAGCGCTGGCCCGTGGATTGGCCTTAAGTCACCACGGTAAGCTTTGGGCTGAGCAACATAGCAGCGGCGGAATGATCTTTACCCTTCAACTAAAACCTGGATATGCACATTTTGATGCTTCGGAGGTGAATTTTACTGAAAAGCAGGATATAATTGAACCAATAGATTTAGCCTTGCCGGTAGAAAACCTTATCCTGTCAACTCATGCAAATAAAAACGGACTTCATCCGCAACTCTTAATTGTTGAGGATAATCCCGATCTGAGAAACTTTTTGGAGCTTCGATTTAAAGATCGGTATCGGGTAAGCACTGCTGGTGATGGCGCTGAAGGTTTTGAAATGGCCCTTTCCATTCTGCCCGACCTCATAATCAGCGATGTGATGATGCCTAAAATGGATGGCATTCAAATGCTCGACCAGTTAAAAAATGAAGCCGCTACAAGCCATATCCCTGTAATTTTACTAACGGCTAAATCTTCTATCGAAAGTAGAATTGAAGGTTTGAAATATGGTGCAGATATTTATTTAACCAAACCTTTCAATACCGATTTCCTGTCGGCAGCCATTGATAATTTAATCCGTTCCAGAAGAAAACTATTCGAACAGCTCTCCAATAAACAAGATCAACGTATTGTAACACTTCAACCGGATGAAATTGTAATTACCTCGAAAGATGAAACGTTTTTAAAAGAAATTATAAAAATCGTAGAAGAGGGCATGGTACAAGCCGATTTTAACATTGATGAGGTGGCTACTGCGATTGGTATGGGCCGAACAACATTCTATAAAAAACTAAAAAGCCTGACTTCACTGAGTCCTGTAGAATTTGTACGTGATATGCGTTTAAAACGTAGTAAACAGTTGTTAGATTCAGGCGAATTCACTGTTTCTGACGCAGGTTATTTATCAGGTTTTAACAGTTTGCCTTATTTCAGTACCTGTTTTAAGGAGAAATACGGTGCTTCACCATCGGCTTATCTTAAAACAATCGTGCATAGCTAA
- a CDS encoding fasciclin domain-containing protein encodes MTRLFTSSCCFLFFLAVLSGCQKKEFDAFYERPAGLGDPIYQQLEARGNFKHLTAVIDKAGYKDILSKTGWWTFFAPNDGAFERFFKDQNIKGTAEISDSMATSIVKYALVYNAYRKDQLSNYQMAGGAETGLGFAFKRKTAYYDWVQQKGDAAHGKVIATNRNVQSVRGVNTSAYIDGDNNNKYIPYFTTAFMTTGGMSPADYNVFYPGSAYNGFNVAAAAVVNMDISAENGMIHEVDRVTMPLKSIDQYISTNANYSEFKALLDSLKFYVSNAYQTHRNFVATGISDSVYVKGYNGLLAYSINNENYQQPGVNSYLANESQKSSWTIMAPTNDAFRAYRKKILAKYGNSFFKNTPPSIVIDFINSHMWPTALWPGKFAQGQNYLLETTTLNFDNAVDKQVLSNAVFYGVNQAHSSNVFRTVYGVPYLDPTTNLTLLVYADGGSGVKIYTTQPGVRQTLLVMPDAVVTAAGYRYNEGSIGTTTTAWGYRTSQTASYSHNQIYRDNAFRLFKTGVLLTPTGELTSLGGSGIVESQSGDYVRYRNGKIQTSGTVDTGVDINVTKTDATSVNGIVYYVDAPLAFTDKNVGQHLQNLATSDPARFSSFYWFVSTSSLYNATTKAISGMNTGIDNKYTLLVPDNAAITQAIKDGLLPGTKATGALPTAAPTAEAQKDLVRKFILYHIINGESVAVDGKKADNYLTLLQTESGDNTLLNILNQPSNLIITDRAGRTTQVNFSSSNQLSNRTLIHSISNYLNYNK; translated from the coding sequence ATGACCAGACTTTTTACAAGTTCGTGTTGTTTTCTATTTTTTCTGGCCGTTTTATCGGGGTGCCAGAAAAAAGAATTTGATGCATTTTATGAGCGCCCGGCAGGTTTGGGAGATCCCATTTACCAACAGCTTGAAGCCAGGGGCAATTTTAAACATTTAACCGCAGTAATTGACAAAGCGGGTTATAAAGATATTTTAAGTAAAACAGGCTGGTGGACTTTTTTTGCACCAAATGATGGTGCTTTCGAACGTTTTTTTAAAGATCAGAACATAAAAGGTACTGCTGAGATCAGCGATTCGATGGCTACCTCTATCGTAAAATATGCCCTGGTATACAATGCTTACCGTAAAGACCAGTTGAGTAACTACCAAATGGCCGGAGGAGCAGAAACTGGGCTTGGTTTTGCCTTTAAAAGAAAAACCGCTTATTACGATTGGGTACAACAAAAAGGTGATGCTGCACACGGAAAAGTTATTGCCACCAATAGGAATGTGCAATCGGTTAGGGGCGTAAATACTTCTGCCTATATAGATGGCGATAACAACAATAAATACATCCCTTACTTTACCACCGCATTTATGACAACAGGTGGCATGAGCCCTGCAGATTATAATGTGTTTTATCCAGGTTCTGCTTACAATGGATTCAATGTAGCCGCTGCAGCAGTGGTGAATATGGATATCAGCGCCGAGAATGGAATGATACACGAAGTAGACCGCGTTACGATGCCTTTAAAAAGTATCGATCAGTACATCAGTACCAATGCCAATTACAGCGAATTTAAAGCACTGCTCGATTCCCTAAAATTTTATGTTTCTAATGCCTATCAAACCCACCGCAACTTTGTAGCTACAGGCATTTCTGATTCAGTTTATGTAAAAGGATATAACGGTTTACTGGCTTACTCCATCAACAATGAAAATTATCAGCAACCCGGCGTAAACAGTTATCTGGCAAACGAATCTCAAAAATCAAGCTGGACAATCATGGCGCCAACCAATGATGCATTTAGGGCTTACCGGAAAAAAATATTGGCCAAGTATGGCAATTCATTCTTTAAAAACACTCCACCCAGTATTGTGATCGATTTTATCAATTCTCATATGTGGCCAACAGCTTTATGGCCAGGCAAATTTGCACAAGGCCAAAATTACCTGCTCGAAACCACAACCTTGAATTTTGATAATGCCGTTGATAAGCAGGTATTAAGCAATGCTGTTTTTTATGGTGTAAACCAGGCTCATAGTTCGAACGTTTTCAGGACGGTTTACGGCGTTCCATACCTCGATCCAACAACCAACCTTACTTTATTGGTTTATGCGGATGGAGGCTCGGGCGTTAAAATCTATACGACACAACCAGGCGTAAGGCAAACTTTACTGGTAATGCCCGATGCTGTTGTAACAGCAGCTGGCTACCGTTATAACGAAGGCAGTATTGGCACAACAACCACAGCCTGGGGATATCGAACCTCACAAACAGCAAGTTATTCACACAACCAGATTTACCGCGATAATGCATTCCGTTTGTTTAAGACAGGTGTTTTGCTTACGCCAACTGGCGAATTAACCAGTTTAGGCGGTTCAGGTATTGTTGAAAGTCAGAGTGGCGATTATGTTCGCTACCGCAATGGAAAAATCCAGACCAGTGGAACTGTAGATACCGGTGTTGATATCAATGTGACCAAAACAGACGCCACTTCTGTAAATGGCATTGTATATTATGTTGATGCACCTTTGGCATTTACTGATAAAAACGTAGGTCAGCACCTGCAAAATCTGGCTACGAGTGATCCTGCACGTTTTTCGTCTTTCTACTGGTTTGTTTCAACCTCTTCATTGTACAATGCTACCACCAAGGCCATATCGGGCATGAATACGGGGATTGATAATAAATATACTCTATTGGTGCCCGATAATGCAGCCATTACACAGGCGATTAAAGATGGATTATTACCCGGAACCAAAGCTACAGGCGCTTTGCCGACAGCTGCACCAACGGCAGAAGCTCAAAAAGATTTAGTAAGAAAATTTATCCTCTACCATATCATCAATGGCGAATCGGTTGCGGTTGATGGTAAAAAAGCCGATAACTATTTAACCCTGCTACAAACAGAATCAGGAGATAATACGCTGCTGAATATTCTGAACCAGCCAAGCAATCTGATTATCACCGATCGGGCAGGGCGCACCACGCAGGTCAATTTCAGTTCAAGTAACCAGCTCTCCAACCGTACGCTGATCCATTCCATTTCCAATTATCTCAATTACAATAAGTAA